In the Sandaracinus amylolyticus genome, CACGTGCCGCACGTCCTCGCGCCGGAAGCCGAGCCGCTCCACGTGCGCGAGCGCGGTCTCCTGGGGATCGAGGCGCGGCGCGTTGCGGCGCAGGAACGTGCGCCCGAGCCGCGCGCGGGGCTCGCCGAGATCGTGGGTGCCGAGCCCGGTGTCGACGAGCACGAGCCCGTCGCGATCGGTCTCGATGAGCAAGCAGTGACAGACCAGGCGGGCCCGCGTGAAGACGCCGCCCTCGCCGGTGACGAATCGCGCGCTCGCGGGGCAGAGCGTCCCGCAGTTCAGGTGATGCACTCGCATGTTCCCGAGCCTGGGGCGCGCGGGTGGACGCCCATTGGAAGGATCGGACACGACGAACAGCGCACGAGACCGTCACCACGACGTTGGATCCGACACCAGGCGGCGGTGTCAGGGTGCGTCCCATGACGAGCCCGACGAACGACGCGGATCAGCTCCTCGCCCTCGCGAAGCTCGACGCGGTGCGCGCGATCGAGCACGTGCGCGCGTCCCTCCCCTGCATCTCCTCGGCGGGCGCGCGCTCGCTCCTGCGCGAGGCCGATGACCTCTTCGGCCTGCTCGACGGGGTCGCGACGTGCACCAGCCTCGCCGAGCGTGCGAGCGACGAGCGTGATCGCTACGCCCACGCCGCGGACGCGCGCGGCCTCGCGCGCTCGGCGTACCTCGAGGCGCTCCGGCGCGTCGAGCTCGCGCGCTCGACCGACGGCGTGCGCGTGCTCCGCTTCGCGTGAAGCGTCCTCAGGTCGGCGAGGGGATCGCCGAGGGCTCGGTGACGATCGCGTGCTCGCGCGGCGCGCTCTCCTCGGTCGCACGCGGCAGGAGCAAGGTGAACGTCGAGCCGGCGCCGGGCTCGGAGTCGACCCGCAGCGACCCCTCGTGCATCGCCGCGATGCGCTGCGCGAGATAGAGCCCGAGGCCGAGCCCGCCGTGGTGCTTCCACGAGACCCCGCGGTGGAACCGGTCGAAGATGCGCCCGTGCTCCGACGTCGCGATGCCGGGGCCCCGATCGCGCACGATCACCGTCGCGTCGCGCGCGCTCGCTTCGATCGTCACGTCGATCGGCCGGCCCGCGCCGAACTTGATCGCGTTCCCGACGAGCTGCATCAGGACCTGCTCGAGCAGGGCGCGATCCCAGCGCCCGACGATCGCCCGCGGGACGCGCAGCGTGATCGTCGAGCCCGAGCGACGCAGCTCGAGGTCGTGCGCGGCGACCACGTCCTGCGCGAGCGCGCCGAGGTCGACCGTCTCGCGCATCAACGTGCGGCCCACGTCGAGGCTCGTGACGTCGAGGAACGACGAGACGAGCCGCTCGAGCCGTCGCACCTGTCGATCGAGGCTCTGGACGACACGATCCTCGGCGCGCTGCTCGGCCCCGAGCGCCTGCACCTGCAGCTTCAGCGACGTCAGCGGCGTGCGCAGCTCGTGCGATGCGAGCGAGAGGAACTCGTCGCGCGCGCGCGTCGCGTCCTCGGCGGCCCGGCGCGCCGCGATCTCGGCGGCGAGCAGCTTGCGATAACGCTGCTGCACCGCGTGGGTCACGCCCGAGAGGAAGATCGTGCTGCCCGCGACGGTGAGCCAGGTGCGCAGCCACACGAGCACGCCCGGCGGCGCGCGGGTGGGCCACCCGGGCCCGAGCGGGCCGTCCCTGCTCGCCCACGCGACGAGCGCGAGGACGCCCAGCGTCGCGCTCACACCACCGATCATCCCGGCGCGACCGAAGAAGAAGGTCCAGCACACGCACGACGCCGCCATCAGCGTGCCCACGCCGAGGATCGGGCCGTAGTGGACCAGACCGAGCCACGCGGTCGCGGTCAGCGCCGTCGCGACGACCGCGGCCTGCAGCCGCGTGGAGGCACGCCACATCGACAGCAACAGCACGGCCGCGATCAGGATCCCCGTCATCAACGCGATCAGCCACGGCGTCATCGTCCGATCGCGCGCGCCCTGGACGATCGCGAGCGTGCCCGCGGGCACGGTGGTGATGATCGCGAGCCAGCGCGACAGGCGCACCGCGACCTGCTCGGGCTCGGCGAGACAACCCGGTCGCGCTTCCGGCGCCGCGGGATCGTGCTGCGCGTCGTCGCGGCCCACCACCTCGATCTAAGCCCCGCACGGGGCGGCCCCGAACGTCGGGGCTCCCACCAGCGAGCGATCGAGCGCACCATGCGCGGACCTCGATGCCCACGCCCTCGATCGTCATCGCCGGCGCAGGCCCGGCCGGAATGGTGCTCGCGTACCAGCTCGTCGAGCGCGGCGTGCCGGTGCGCGTGCTCGAGCAACACCCGGACTTCGAGCGCGAGTTCCGCGGCGAGCTGATCGGGGCCTCGGTGCTGCCCGCGCTCGAGCAGCTCGATCTCGTCGCGCCGCTCGTCGAGCGAGGCCTCGCGCGCACCGACGTGGAGCGGCGCATGTTCGTCGGCGCGTCGCGACGCGTGACGCTCCCCGGTGGGACCGAGCGCGGCGCCGTGATCTCGCAGCCCGGCTTCCTCGCGCTGCTGCACGAGCGATGCAGCCGGCATCCCCACTACCGGCTCGACTTCCGCACCACCGCGATGCGCGCGATCCGCGAGGGCGAGCGCGTCGTCGCGCTCGAGACGCGGCGCGAGGGCACGACCGATCGCGTGACCGGCGATCTCTTCTTCGTGTGCAGCGGGCGCAACAGCAAGGTGCGCAAGGACCTCGTGACGCTCGAGCTCGACGAGAAGCCGGACGACACGCTGTGGCTGCGCTTCGATCTCGCCGACGCGCCGCAGGCGCTGCCGGGCCCGGTCGAGGTCCACATGTTCGGCGGCGGCGTGGTCGTCGTGCTCAGCGCGACGACGCGCTCGCGCCTGCAGGTCGCGTACAGCGCGCCCGGCGACCTGGGCGCGCTGCGCAAGGACCTGCCGCGGCTGCGCGAGGCGCTGCTGCCGCGCATCGCCGAGCCGCTCCGCGCGCTCCTCGCGGCGAAGCTCGACGAGAAGACCGAGTCGCAGGTGCTGCGCGTGTCGATCGATCGGCTCGCGCGCTGGCACGTCCCCGGGCTGATGTTCCTCGGCGATGCCGCGCACACGATGGGCCCGGCCGGTGCGCAGGGCCTCAACCTCGCGATCCGGGACAGCATCGTCGCGGCGAACCACGTGCTCGACGCGATCGCGGAAGGACGTGCGATCGACGACGGCGTGCTCGCTGCGATCGAGGCCGAGCGCAGGCCGGAGATCGAGGCGGCGCAGAGCGGTCAGCTGCGCGCGTACCGCATGGTGCAGAAGCCGCTCGTGGTGCAGCACCTGATGTTCACGATGCTCGGCGCGGTCATGAAGGTGAAGCCGATCCCGGGCGTGGTGAGCGCACCGGTGCAGCCGAAGCACGCGACGCGTACCTGAGGCTCGTCGTCCGGCGACATCGCGCTGGGAGGCGCGACGGGCGCGCGACGTCGCTAGGTTCACGGCGATGCATCGCGAGACGCCCGACGATCTGATCGTGCTCGTGCCGGGCTTCCTCGGGTTCGAGTCGATCTTCAACGTGCACTACTTCGGCAAGCTCGTCGCGGAACGGCTCGAGCTCGCGCTGAAGAACGAGCACGGCATCGCCACCGAGGTGCACGTCGCGCGGACGCTCCCCGCG is a window encoding:
- a CDS encoding sensor histidine kinase, producing MGRDDAQHDPAAPEARPGCLAEPEQVAVRLSRWLAIITTVPAGTLAIVQGARDRTMTPWLIALMTGILIAAVLLLSMWRASTRLQAAVVATALTATAWLGLVHYGPILGVGTLMAASCVCWTFFFGRAGMIGGVSATLGVLALVAWASRDGPLGPGWPTRAPPGVLVWLRTWLTVAGSTIFLSGVTHAVQQRYRKLLAAEIAARRAAEDATRARDEFLSLASHELRTPLTSLKLQVQALGAEQRAEDRVVQSLDRQVRRLERLVSSFLDVTSLDVGRTLMRETVDLGALAQDVVAAHDLELRRSGSTITLRVPRAIVGRWDRALLEQVLMQLVGNAIKFGAGRPIDVTIEASARDATVIVRDRGPGIATSEHGRIFDRFHRGVSWKHHGGLGLGLYLAQRIAAMHEGSLRVDSEPGAGSTFTLLLPRATEESAPREHAIVTEPSAIPSPT
- a CDS encoding FAD-dependent monooxygenase yields the protein MPTPSIVIAGAGPAGMVLAYQLVERGVPVRVLEQHPDFEREFRGELIGASVLPALEQLDLVAPLVERGLARTDVERRMFVGASRRVTLPGGTERGAVISQPGFLALLHERCSRHPHYRLDFRTTAMRAIREGERVVALETRREGTTDRVTGDLFFVCSGRNSKVRKDLVTLELDEKPDDTLWLRFDLADAPQALPGPVEVHMFGGGVVVVLSATTRSRLQVAYSAPGDLGALRKDLPRLREALLPRIAEPLRALLAAKLDEKTESQVLRVSIDRLARWHVPGLMFLGDAAHTMGPAGAQGLNLAIRDSIVAANHVLDAIAEGRAIDDGVLAAIEAERRPEIEAAQSGQLRAYRMVQKPLVVQHLMFTMLGAVMKVKPIPGVVSAPVQPKHATRT